The genomic region GATGTTGCAGGCTGCTGTCTTGGGTAAACCAAAACCCGTAGCCCGTAATGAAATGGAGGGCGGATATACGGAAAGGAAACCTGTCAAATTTGAAACCCACCTGACCGAACCGCAAGGTAAAATTAAAAAACCGCAAGGTAAAATTAAAAAATGAAAAAACGGATACTTATTACGGGTGCCGCTGGCAAAGTCGGCAGCGCGCTCTGGCAAGCATGGGAAAAACAGGATGCTTACACACTGACGTTGATGGATATTAATCCAATCACCGGTGCGAATTCGCGCGGGGTGCAGGCAGATATTCGTGACTACGCGGCGATGCAAGAATTGTGTCGCGATCAAGACGTATTGGTGCATCTGGCTTACGTGCGCCAAGATTCACTCGGAAAGGTACCCGGTGAAGTCAGCGACATCGGTGCGTCCATGACGCTGTTTGAAGCTGCACGAGAAGGCGGTGTTCAGAAAATCATATATGCGAGCACAAACCACGTTTCAGGATGGAATGAGCGATTGAATTCTCCACCTCGTTTCTCAACAGGCGATCAGTTTCGTCCCGATGGGTGGTACGGTGCGATGAAGGGTATGGCAGAGATTGCGGGACGGTATCTCGTTGATGCACACGATATGCGATTCATTAGCTTCCGCATCGGAACTTTCAACGGCACGTCCGAACCGAATGGGATACGGTGCTGTAGCACATTGCTGACCCCACGCGACTGTGTGCAACTCTTCGGTCGAGCTGTGGACTACGAGGGACCGGTCAAATATCTGATCACATACGGACGTTCAGCGAATTCCGACGGGTATCAGCAGAGTTATCTCGACATCAGCGGAGCGGTTGAGGTCCTGGGGTATCAACCGCAGGACAATTTGGTTAAAACGCATCTTCATAAATTTTTGGAGGAACTGTAAAACACGAAGCTACGCTTCCTCCGCAAGGTAAATTAAAAATGAAGCTTCAAAGACGTTAGCATGTAATGAAATGGAATGCGGATTTAAGGGATCCACGTAAGAATCTAAATGCCCGTCATTTCCCTGCAAAGTAAAATTAAAAAATGCGTGAAAATCCCGACTACAACGACCTTTACTACCAGAATACAACTGTCCACTCCCAAATCATCGACATCGTGACAGAGCGTGCTGTGCCGTTAGGTGAGTTTCCTAAGCCGATTGATTGGGAAGCGTTTTTTGGGAACCCACATCCGGTAGAAATAGAGATTGGATCCGGGAAAGGGCGTTTCCTGCTTGAAGCATCAAAACGACATCCAACGGTTAACTATATCGGCATCGAACGGGCACAAAAGTACGTCGCCTTGACACAGGAACGGTTTAAAAAGCATATACGGCATTTCGGCGTGGACAGCGCGTCAGGAACGTTTTCTAATGTTCGTCTTGCGTGGACAGATGCCAGCTACTTCTTAACACGGTATGTACCAGCGGAATCTGTTCAGGCACATCACATCTACTTTCCGGACCCATGGCCCAAAAAGCGGCAGCGAAAACGACGGATTTTTCGGAATCAAGACTTTCTGTCGGCACTGACATGCACACTCAATCCGAATGGCGGTAGGCTTTATATTGCCACGGATCATGCGGAATATTTCCAAGAGATCCAGGAGCGTCTTGCCGGTTTACCCGTCCTGCGTCCTGTTGAAACAGACACCAGTCCAGATGGGGATATCGCAACCAACTTTGAAATGAAATACGTTTTGGAAGGCAGGAATATCTATCGGGCGGTTTATGAGAGATTAAAAGATGAAGTCAGAAGAACGTGAAAACGCCAGAAAAACGCAGTCACTGCCTGAATTATGGCAGTCGCTCCCGAATGTGCCCGGGGTTTATCTGATGAAAGCCTCCGACGGCACTGTCATCTATGTCGGGAAAGCGATCCGTTTGCGGACTCGGGTGCGTTCCTACTTCCGGGAGAAGTCTGCACACGCGTTGACATCACAGATGATGCGGTATGTTACCGAGGTTGACTACATCGTCACAGCGTCCGAAGTAGAGGCACTGATATTAGAAAACAATCTGATTAAGGCGCATCAACCGCGCTACAATGTAAAACTGAAAGACGATAAACGCTACCCGTATCTACGCGTGACCGCCAATGAACCCTTTCCCCGCATCCACATCACGCGTAAAGCTGAGAACGATGGGACGCGATATTTCGGACCGTTTGTCCATGTTCGTTCAACCCGCCAGACACTCAAACAATTGACGAAATTGTTTCCCATCCGCACCTGTACCCTACCTCTTGAGGAGATAGGGAATAAGTATCGGGTGTGCCTCGACTACCATATCGGACGCTGTCCTGGTCCTTGTGCAGATAAGATTGATGTGTCAGACTACGATGAGATCGTTCGGAAAGTGTGTCAGTTTCTTGGTGGAAATACAGATGCTGTGGTCAAAGAATTAACGGAGCAGATGCAAGCTGCCGCCGAAGCACTCGACTTTGAGACGGCTGCGAAGTATCGGGATACACTTAAAGACGTTCAACAGGCAATTACAACACAAAACATGGACAGTGTTTCCGCTGCAGATGAGGATGTCATCGGTATCGCTGCGAGAACTGAAATTGCATGTGTGCAACTTCTACGGGTGCGAGATGGTAAACTCCTTGAACGTGAACATTACTATCTCAACGATGCGGACCCAGAATCGCTCGCTACGGCGTTAAGTGCCTTCATTTCACAGTATTATCAAAACGCTGTTTTTGTCCCTAAAACTGTTGTCTTGCCGATGCCGATTGAATCGATGGAGTTGATTGAAAATTGGCTCAGCGAGAAACAGGGGAACCACCGCGTTGGATTGCATGTTCCAAAAGCAGGTAGACTCAGAAAGTTGCAAATTTTGGCAACGAAAAATGCCGAGATCCTTCTGACGCAACGTGAACAGAATGTGGTTTATAGTAGCGGTGTGGAACCAGCACTCGTTGAACTACAGGAATTGCTTGGGTTAAAACATCCGCTCCGACGCATTGAGGCTTACGATATTTCCAACCTCGGTGACAGGTTTGCGGTCGGATCAATGGTAGTCTTGGAAGATGGAAAACCGGTTTCAAATGAATACCGTCGGTTCAAGATCCGCTCCGTTAAAGGACAGAACGATTTTGCGATGATGCAAGAGGTCATCACGCGTCGTTTCCGCCGTGCGCTCGCAGACGATGAAAAATTTAACACGCTGCCAGATTTGATACTGATTGATGGTGGGAAGGGACAGTTGAGCGCAGCACAAACGGCTATGAACTTTTGCCGCAGCTTGCAAGGCAAAACTTGCTCTTCAAAAGACGCGTCATCTCGGCTCCCTGATATTCCGTTGATTGCACTTGCAAAGCGAATTGAAGAAATTTTCGTTCCCGGTAAATCGGAACCGATTGTATTGCGTGAGGATAACCCGACTTTACACATGATCCAGCGGCTACGGGATGAAGCACACCGGTTTGCGGTTACATATCACCGGCGACTCCGTCAGAAATCGCTGAGTGTATCGGTGCTTGACGAGATCCCGAACCTCGGTCCGAAGCGAAAACAGGCACTACTCCAACATTTCGGTTCAATTGAAGCGATCCGAGAGGCGAGTTTGGATGGGTTACTCTCTGTGAAAGGGATTCCACGCAGCGTCGCTGAAAACATTCGGAAGCATCTTTAATCTACTCGCTTGCTATGGGGCTGGACTGCACGAATGCGGGCAATTTGTTCGATCCGATGCACGGATATGGGCAGTTTCAATACCCGGGTTAGCGGACCGTAGTGTTTTTTGTTGGCATACTATTTGCAACGAAGGAGTCATGAGCTCTTCAAGACACTGCGTAAGTCTTAAGAAAAACAAAACATGCGAGAAAGAAACATCAAAATCATCACAATCTTGCTCATCCTATTGAGCGTTGCAGCGTTGCACATAAAACTCTACCGCTTCGCGGAAGTGACGCATGACGGTGCGTTGCAGGTGTTAGTCTGCTTAGGTCGCGTTATTAACATAGATACAAGCGACGAGGCGGATCAGGTTTTATCCGTCCGTATTCTCTCTGGACAGTTTCGCGGAGAGACTGTTCAGGTGAACAACGTTTGGACGGGACGCGCCTTCGGAGATCGCGTCTTACATAAAGGGGATGTGCTGTTTCTGGACATCCCGCTCCGAGACCCGATGCGCCCGAAAATTGACACCGTATCCCTGCGCGAGTACTTCCGAACACCGTTCCTGCTATATCTGGCGGGTGTGTTAGGCGTCTTGATGATACTTGTCGCGGGAATGAAAGGGGTCCGCGCGATTTTGACCCTGTTTGTCACTGCCTTCGCTGTGCTTTACCTACTCGTGCCGCTGACCATCAGTGGCTACAATCCGATCGCAGTTGCCCTTTTAATTGCCACCTTACTCACGTTCTCGACCTTCTTCCTCATTACAGGATTTAGTTTTAAGGTAATTTCCGGTATGCTTGGGACGCTCGGAGGCTTGGCGGCTGTTGGTATCCTATCCATCCTCAGCCAACATGCGATGGCATTGACTGGGTTAGCACAAGAGTTCGGTTTCCTGGAACTCGGTGTCGCGTTATGGCGGACACCCGCATCACATCATTGGAATTTCACAGGGATTTTGTCTGCTGGTATCATCTTAGGTGCAGTCGGTGCCATGATGGATGTAAGTATGTCCATCTCTTCAAGCGTCCATGAAGTCAAGCAGGTGAATCCGAACATCACCGTTCAGCAAGCGATCCGCGCTGGACTCAACGTGGGCAGAGACATTATGGGAACAATGGCGGATACGCTCATTTTTGCCTATCTCGGTGCGCACATGATGACGATGTTATTACCACGCATTGATTTCCCAGAAGTCGGTATCCTCTATCCATTTCTCCGTCTCGTCAACGATGAAGCCACAGCGGTTGCGATTGTCCAAGCCGTCGTAGGCACTATCGGGTTGGTGCTCACGGTTCCAATTGCGGCATCCGTTGCTGGATTCCTTACCCAGTACACGAAGGTAGACAAATCCGAAATTCACGAGGATCTACCATCCGAAGAAGAATTGGAGGAATTGTTCCGGGCCGATCCGCCACGTAGTAAAGCCCGAATCGCTGTCCCTATCGCAATGGCTA from Candidatus Poribacteria bacterium harbors:
- the uvrC gene encoding excinuclease ABC subunit UvrC produces the protein MKSEERENARKTQSLPELWQSLPNVPGVYLMKASDGTVIYVGKAIRLRTRVRSYFREKSAHALTSQMMRYVTEVDYIVTASEVEALILENNLIKAHQPRYNVKLKDDKRYPYLRVTANEPFPRIHITRKAENDGTRYFGPFVHVRSTRQTLKQLTKLFPIRTCTLPLEEIGNKYRVCLDYHIGRCPGPCADKIDVSDYDEIVRKVCQFLGGNTDAVVKELTEQMQAAAEALDFETAAKYRDTLKDVQQAITTQNMDSVSAADEDVIGIAARTEIACVQLLRVRDGKLLEREHYYLNDADPESLATALSAFISQYYQNAVFVPKTVVLPMPIESMELIENWLSEKQGNHRVGLHVPKAGRLRKLQILATKNAEILLTQREQNVVYSSGVEPALVELQELLGLKHPLRRIEAYDISNLGDRFAVGSMVVLEDGKPVSNEYRRFKIRSVKGQNDFAMMQEVITRRFRRALADDEKFNTLPDLILIDGGKGQLSAAQTAMNFCRSLQGKTCSSKDASSRLPDIPLIALAKRIEEIFVPGKSEPIVLREDNPTLHMIQRLRDEAHRFAVTYHRRLRQKSLSVSVLDEIPNLGPKRKQALLQHFGSIEAIREASLDGLLSVKGIPRSVAENIRKHL
- a CDS encoding NAD(P)-dependent oxidoreductase; this translates as MKKRILITGAAGKVGSALWQAWEKQDAYTLTLMDINPITGANSRGVQADIRDYAAMQELCRDQDVLVHLAYVRQDSLGKVPGEVSDIGASMTLFEAAREGGVQKIIYASTNHVSGWNERLNSPPRFSTGDQFRPDGWYGAMKGMAEIAGRYLVDAHDMRFISFRIGTFNGTSEPNGIRCCSTLLTPRDCVQLFGRAVDYEGPVKYLITYGRSANSDGYQQSYLDISGAVEVLGYQPQDNLVKTHLHKFLEEL
- the trmB gene encoding tRNA (guanosine(46)-N7)-methyltransferase TrmB; this translates as MRENPDYNDLYYQNTTVHSQIIDIVTERAVPLGEFPKPIDWEAFFGNPHPVEIEIGSGKGRFLLEASKRHPTVNYIGIERAQKYVALTQERFKKHIRHFGVDSASGTFSNVRLAWTDASYFLTRYVPAESVQAHHIYFPDPWPKKRQRKRRIFRNQDFLSALTCTLNPNGGRLYIATDHAEYFQEIQERLAGLPVLRPVETDTSPDGDIATNFEMKYVLEGRNIYRAVYERLKDEVRRT